In Marmota flaviventris isolate mMarFla1 chromosome 17, mMarFla1.hap1, whole genome shotgun sequence, a single genomic region encodes these proteins:
- the LOC139702367 gene encoding C-C motif chemokine 8-like, producing the protein MKVSVALLCLVLTAATVSSQEQAQPGAPLMPITCCFSTINRRIPIQKLQSYTITSTQCPKVAVIFKTKRGKEICADPSENWVKDSMTLLNQNSQTLKP; encoded by the exons ATGAAGGTCTCTGTGGCACTTCTGTGCCTGGTGCTCACAGCAGCCACCGTCAGCTCCCAGGAGCAGGCTCAGCCAG GTGCACCATTGATGCCAATCACCTGCTGCTTTAGCACTATCAACAGGAGGATCCCCATCCAGAAGCTGCAGAGCTATACAATCACCAGCACCCAATGTCCAAAAGTAGCTGTGAT CTTCAAGACCAAACGGGGTAAGGAGATCTGTGCTGACCCCAGTGAGAACTGGGTCAAGGATTCTATGACGCTCCTGAACCAAAACTCTCAAACTCTGAAGCCTTGA